The nucleotide window gttaaggggtgacagTGTTTAAGTATCTACTTGGGGAACAAAtttttgataatgggctctttattCTATCAGAGAAAGACATAACACGATCCAAtcgctggaagttgaagctagacaaattcagactggaaataaggtgtaaatttttaacaatgagagtaattaaccattggaacagtttaccaagggttgtggtggattctccatcactgacaatttttaaatcaagactggatgttttttctaaaagctatgctctagggaTTAATATggggcctgtgttacacaggaggtcagactaggtgatctcaATAGTTTCttttggtcttggaatctatgaaagctATGTGTGGTAGTCAAAGGGGAAATAATTGTCTATTATCGTTTATTCAGATGGCCAATAGATTTAGTAAATATTATAAGTGGGAGGAGATCTTTGTTTCTTTGTGGGAAGGGAGGCATTCTGTACATAATGGATTTCCTTCCTGTCTTCTAAACACACAGCTTCTTGATCTCCCAGGAATTATTGAGGGAGCTAAAGATGGGAAAGGCAGAGGCCGGCAGGTCATTGCAGGTGAGtgactgcttcctccagccctaAAACAATCGCCAATTTAGCCATTATCTTTCGTGCTGGTGGAAaggccaggtttcagagtggtggtTGTATGGGTCTGAGATTGCTTTCTGGACCCTGGAAATCCTGATATGTGCTGTCAGTATTTCTAATGCTGTGGAAGCATTGGTTTCTTTTATGATGGAGTTATTTAATTTGTAGACAGTGGAGGTGTAGCTATTTTCCACTTGCATGACTAGATTGCCTGCCTGAAGCTTGGGCTATTCCTAGTGCTGAGATGTTCTTTGTGTCATTATGGCTTCTGCCCTGAAGTACACTAATGTTTCAGAGGCAGACACAATTTCATATTAAACAAAGCTGTTTTAAATTTCTCTCACACACTTGTTTCCTATGTCTATTATTGTGGTATCAAAACATAGACATCAGGATTATTTCAGCCACTTAGACTCTGACCTAAAGAATCTAACATCTGCATTAGGTGACATTATTTGACCAACACTTAAACTGGTAGCGAAAAACCAAATAGATTATAGGCCGAGAAAATATAGTGATGCTTTAAAAATGTGACATGACTTATTCCTTATTGGTTCCCAGTGGTTTTACTGACTTCATCAGATGACACATGCCTCATCTTAATTTCAGCCATGAAATAACTTATTGCTCACCTAACATGTAAGTTTAGTGACACTGAAGATTGAAGTCCTCTGTTAAACTAGAAGTACAGCTCGGATAGTGGGAGTAAATGCTCCCCACATTGCTTCCCCAACTGACTTCAATTATTACTTCTAGAGGTAAAAAGATAATTTAATTCTCCAGGGCCATTCAATCATTGGCCTCTGTCTGCTATCCAGGGTATTAACTAGGTAGGTTTAAGttcggactagatgatctagtggtcccttttgaccttaaccTTATAGTTCAGAGATTTTGATATTTGATGTGATGTAAACATAAGGAAATAGACTAAGACTAGACATTTAGCTCTTGTAGACCTCTGAACATAATTCAGATGGTAACTAAATTGCAGTTGCTACCAACATAGGTAGGGTTCAGCCCACTGATGGTATCTCATCTTGTCACCAActttgatggattttttttgtttttctagcGGTACTGTGCTTTTGAAAGCGTGTGTGAATTTACCATTTGAGGAACTTTATTTTCTGATCCTCAGTTGCTCGAACCTGTAACCTAATTCTGATTGTTCTGGATGTACTGAAACCACTGGGACACAAAAAGATAATTGAGAATGAACTGGAGGGCTTTGGAATACGGCTGAACAGCAAGCCCCCCAACATTGGTTATAAGAAGAAAGATAAAGGTGGCATCAACCTCACAGCTACTGTAAGTATGGAAATTGCAACAGGCTGTTATGATGAGGGATTCAGAAAGCTGCTTGATTCTAGGAAGATGCTTTTGCCATGAACGGATAATCTGGAAGCATTGGTTCTATGATTAGGAAAGGGTCTTCCTTCTGCATCTGGGGTGCTGGTTCTTGCAGCAGTGACCTGGAGGCAGTACTTGTCATAACTAAGTGAATGGAAGTGCTGCTTCTGAAAACTTCTTACTACAGCCATTAGTGGGATAAGTGGGATCAATAAGATAATGCCATGAATTGAGGTTCCTCTGCACTGTACCCAAGCCATCTATGCCAAAAGCATCCACTCCAGTGATGTGCAATCTATTAATTATTTCTGGTCAGAATGCAGTTTGTGCTAGGTGCTAGCATTAGTAATTGTAATAGCTGATTGAATGTAAATTCCTCCATTCCCTATCTAACATTGTGTCTGTGTATACAGTGCCCCCAGAGTGAGCTAGATGCTGAAACAGTGAAGAGCATCTTAGCAGAGTACAAAATTCACAATGCTGATGTCACACTGCGCAGCGATGCTACTGCTGATGACCTAATCGACGTTGTTGAAGGAAACAGGTACTGTGTCAGGGCATGGAAATCCTGCTGTGTGATTAGCATGCCTACATTTAAATGCTATCCTACAAAGTCTATTTCCAATATAAGCCAAGATATTGATGCAGTTTCACTAGTCCTTGTTTCATACCCACTCTCAGATGGTTTTTCTTATGAGAGTAGAAGGAAGTAATTTTGGGTGTTGCTGACATCCTCATATCACCCTGTTTTCTCTTTGCAGAGTTTATATCCCATGTATTTATGTGCTGAATAAAATTGACCAGATATCCATTGAAGAACTGGATATCATTTACAAGGTGCCACACTGTGTACCAATCTCTGCTCACCACCGCTGGAATTTTGATGATCTGTTGGAGAGAATCTGGGACTACCTGAGGCTGGTGCGAATGTGAGTTCTAATGGCTGCTGATTTTCTGCATAGTTAGGTAGAGGATTAGCTGGGAGTCCTCATTCATCCATTCTAGGTATAATGGCTTCTTGCAAGCAGGTACAGAACATTGTCAtcaaaaatctgttttattcGATATGTAAATCAGAGGCCATGCAGTTTGTCTGCTGTATGATTGGGATAACAGACGAGAGCTGTTTCCTCAGCGTTGGGATCTGTGTTGCCTTACTTCagacatgggcaaactacggtggcctgcaggaccgtcctgcctggcccctgagctcctggccggggagcctagtccccgtcccctcccccgctgtcccccaCAGCCATGCCGCTGGGCAGGCCACACTCTGGCCTGCCGCTCccactgggcagcgtggggagcgcagttggctctggccaggtgtcgtggctgcgagctcctgctgctggtaaagGGGTGAGGAGCAGGGGGGTCGGGTAagggaaggggtggttggatggggcggaggttctggggggtggtcAAGGGATGGGGAacggagggttgggagtgggagtcctggggggcctgtcagggagtggggatatggataggggtcgggagggcagtcaggggacagggagcaggggaggttggatagggggtgtggataggggttgggggcagtcaggagacaggggggttggataggggacgGAGCTCCcggagggggcagtcgggacaaggagcaagggggggttggatgggttcgTGGTTCTGAGCGGGGCAGTCaggaggtgggaagtgggaggggatggatgggggcaggggccaggctgtttggggaggcacagccttccctacccagccctccatccaGTTGCGCAATCCCAATGTgggcctcaggccaaaaagtttgcccacccctgccttactTCCTAGTAGGAGGATAAGAGGTGCTTTGAAAGGATAACTTAAAAACAGGACTCCCACTACAGTCTCAAGAGTAATTGTTGAAGATGTGTTTTAGGGTGGTGTGGAAACAAGACCCTGTTGTGGAGACCCTGCTGTGTTAAAAGAAAGATGGGAGGGAGGTAGTGCTTGTTATTGGCTGATTGCTCATTCTGTACTGCAGCTACACCAAACCTAAAGGACAGTTACCAGACTACACTTCTCCTGTGGTGCTTCCTGACTCCAGAACCACAGTGGAGGATTTTTGTATGAAGATTCACAAAAATCTCATTAAAGAATTTAAGTAGTAAGTATTGGCTGCAAAAGACTGTTACCATATGCCAGAAATGCAgtaaccctccccctccccccgccatgcAGGCATTCAGGGAACCCACCCAGCTGGAACCTggtgccaacttcccctctagctGGGACGTGCTTGatatttttcccctcccacccaggccccaccctgcatcttccctgcctcccccacccccagcttcctacatgccacaaaacagctgtttgcagtgggtgggagggagggggaagagttggtCAGTGGGGCTGCTGGCAGGTGAGAAGCACGGGGGAGGCGgaaggagcttggctgccagtgggtgctgctgAGCAGCACTTGctaatttttctctgtgggtgcCTATAGGGGTgacccttcccctgccccaactcAGCCCTGACTTGGACCTGCTGTGGAGAGGGGGAAGGTGCCTATCCCGCAGCCCCATTTCTAGAGCTGCTTtggcagggagaggcgcctctcccgcACAGCCAagatgctgctgtggggagagagagaggtgggggagtTCTCtccccctgctgtagccctggagcactcttctgcaccccaaacccctcatccctggacccaccctgagcctgcacccccagctggttccctcacctcccccaaccctctgccccagtcctgagacCCCACCCCATGAATTTTATTTgtaccaatatgaaggtgatgcaTGTCACATCACCTCTATATTGGTGCATTTAACAATTCATTCTGCACACGTGTGGGAAAAATTAAAGGGAACACTAAATCTAACCATAGAATCATAGTGTTCGAAGCAATGTTTCTTTGCTATTCTGTCTCTGGATTGCTTGTGAAATACTCTTCTGGGACTATATACGTTTAAAAGCATGAAAATAACTGTAATCCACAGCATGATAGGTACTTTACCTATCTGTACAAGGAGCTGTTTTGCTTTGCTTGCTTAATAGTAGCTGTGGCTGATTCTATTCTTCAGTTGGGGTTGAGACAAAGATCATTTGAGCAGGAACTTGTATATATCTTTTTATAAAGCTACCTTCTGTGTATACAGAATAGCACCTGCCTGTCACAGTAAGCAGGGTATTATGTGGCACTTCCAAGCCTTGTAAGttaatttttctctcttccctttaGTGCACTGGTCTGGGGTTCATCTGTTAAACACAATCCACAGAAAGTTGGCAAAGATCACACACTTGAGGATGAGGATGTCATTCAGATTGTGAAGAAATAAAATTGTTCCTGCTAACTTGCCATGGTGGCTGACTCAGTCAATGTCACTTTCTTCCCTTAAGCTCAGCTTTGAGTGCTGAAGACCAGACCTTGTGGAGGGGGAAGATTACTTCAAGGATATAGGCATGTTTGATTCTTTACCACTGGGGAACTCATAAGCCCTCCTTTCAGAGGAGGAAGCCCTGATTCTACTAGTCTTCACCAAAGGTGTTTAAAGATTGAAGGCTTTATGCCTTGCAGCTCTGGTTAATAGCTAATCCCTCAGCCTTCTGTATCACTGAGCTACAGCCAGATAGGAGGAATGTTACCCAATACTATCAACttgttaaatatttaattatgctACGTGGTAAGGCCACTGACCCACATTTCACTTTCTGTTGTCTACTTAAGAGTTTATGTTGGTGCTCTTTAGTCATCACTTAAGTTCTGCTTGGGTAGTAACAGAATGGGCAGTAACAGAATGGGCTTTATGTCTAGGGTTGCTAGGGGGCATTGAATGGATAATTTTGGATTACAGGGATATTTCTGTAATGTTTCTCCATTTAACTAAATTCTGTTGCTTGACATTACAGGAGAGAGTCTCCTGAAAGTCCATTTTCCTTTCAGCTGTAAAGCATGAGTAGTTTCATGTTACATCAGGGAGATCTACAACTTGCTACTAAGATTAAATGTCAGAAGAAAATCACTAGGTTATGTAGTTTAGTGTAAAAAAAGTGGTTTTAGTTAGCAGAATACTTGTCTGTCCTCTAATGCAATAAGTTCATGGGAGTTTTCCTCGTACAAGAGTATAACTGCTTGTCTGTTTCATCATCCATTTGCAATGTAGAAATATAGCACTCACCTTGTCTATTGTACCTGCTACTACTCCCTTTCTAGAAGCAAAAGCACCCTGGAATTTACCTAATGCGAAACCAACTTAATCTGGTTAAAGAATGACCAGTGGTAGTGCATCTGTTGGCTATAATTTTATAACCAAGGAGCACTCAGCATTGAGTTTAGATATGTTAATCAGGAGATAGGCTAAAGCTTCCACCAGCATTCATTATCTTTCTTTTGTACCTAAAAGCAAGCTCCTGGTTATGGTGAAGGTAGTAGAATCCCTCAGTGACAGCCCTCTAGATGAGTCATTTAGGATAACCACTTTCCCTAGTAATTTGCTAGAGTTATACAAGTTCCCCTCACCATAAAGACCTATGACATGGAAGGACATTACAGTAGCCTCTCTTCCTGGCTAAGATAAGGACTAGTAGGATGCTGTATGCAATTTGTGAAACTTTACTAGTTTGTTTATTAGGCTCTTCAATATTCATAGTCTATAGCTGAATTACATACAACAGCAGTAAATATTCTTATACCCATCTCCATgtataaggcttggtctacactaaacccccaaattgaactaaggtatgcaacttcagctacgtgaataatgtagctgaagttcaaagtaccttagttcaaacttacctcggtccacacacagcaggcaggctcccccgtcaactctgtgGTACTCCTTgtctagctggagtactgcagtcaacagcgagcacttcctggtttgacttatcgtgtccagacaagatgcgataagttgaacccagaaCTTTGATTGCCAGCTGCTgaattagcggctgggtgtagacataacctaaataCAATGGCACACTTAGGGTGTTTGCAGTGAATAACCACCACTAAAGCCTCCTTGAAAGGGCACAGAAAGGAAGTGGGAGAGTTCCTGATAGCCCATTTGTACAATGTAAAAACTGTACTTGCTTCAATTAATTTACTGTACTGCTCTGGAGAAGGGTTGTAGATCCTACAATCCTTTCCTTATACTTTAACACTAGGCTAAGGCTTGTCAAGCAGGACAGGGATGAAGGTTTTATTGCCCCTGCTTCTTCTCACCCCCAAGAAAGTGTAGGTGCCCTGGTGAAACTACCCTGTAGTATGGCACCCGTTCAACCATTTAAGTCAGACGAAAAGGTACTTTGCAGGATTCAGTAGCCTTCTGTGTTCTATACtaggggttctcagcctttcctTTGAGTCCCCTTCTCCCTACATGCTATAAGAACTCCACACTCCACCTATCCCACAACTGTTTCTCTGCATATAAATACCGGAGCCAACATTAGGCAGTAACAATCAGGGCAACTGCCAGGGGCCCCATGCTATAGGAGACTCAGTAGCTCAAGCTAGCTTTTCCCTTTTATAGATAATTTGCAACAATTCAGCTTTGGAAAAACAATATTAACAGTAAGCATCTGCTAGCACAGCCTTGGCAACTGGAAAGGCTGAAGTAGGTGTTTTTTTTTGTGCTGGAGCTAGTTAACCAAGGAAGACTTCCTCCAGGCACTTCACTTCCTGAAGTTACCATCATAACTTGAAGTAAGCCCACTTTTATATCTGTCCCTGTACCATTGCATTATTCAGATCAGAACATAGAATAGAATGCTATTACAAACAGACATCTTCACAGAACTTACTTTTACAGCATAACCACAAGGCAGTCACCTTCAGGATAGAAAGGAACTAGTTACTGCATTTGGAACTCTTAAAAGTTAGGGCATTGGTTTACAGCCATTACCTACAGAGTTACTcacttcagaaaatatttttgcttaAATACCCATGGAATAGCATGGCAAGAAGCAAGTCACAGCAACAGGATAGCTATCACCTGAAGGGACAGTTGTGTTTAAGAGCAGTTGAGACAGAAAGCTGGTAGAATTGACTTTATTTACAGAATGCTATTGGGAAGTGTCAAGTTAAAAATTTGAGAAGTTTTACAAAGATGGGCTGTGATTGTATGTTTTATATCACTGACCTTGAGTGAGTATAAGTAACAACCAGTGAGAGACTTTATACTAAATATTGGTGATCCCCATGGATTCCACATTAAGGATGCCCACCTGTTCTTTCTGCACAAAAGTCTCTACTTATCTGAAACTTCCTACAGCTTGCTGGCTGTTATAGTACAGTTGGTGATTTTCTGCTGCTGGTTTTACAGTCAGAGAAGAGCAAATCCTGGTGATAATTTTGAGTTTGCTTTCATCTTTAAAATAAAGGGTACAATGTCTGATAAGCAGGTAAGACAATAGTACTAGACTCCCAGTGAGAAAGTGAATGCAGGAACCATGCAGTAGAAGGAAGGAATACACATACTagctgttcagaaaaaaaaatgaagcacaggtttaaaaaaacaaaaaacaaaaaaccacacaaccctttttaaaacaaatatacaaTAGGCTCACAGAACAGCTTCACCCCTCAAAACAcaagggaaaaaaaagcaaagcCAGATTTCACAGTAACTGCATCAATAGATGCATGCTAGATTGGGACAGGGAACTGGGACTCCCCTCTACAAGTAGAGCTGGAGACAGCTACAGTAACTTGTTCTATGCTATGGTTAATGTGAAGAATTGGGGGGTTGAGGAAGAGTAAGAATGTTAAAGGCTCAAGTTGTTGACCTTTAACTTTGGAAGATCCATATTAAAATAATTGCAGCTAAACAAGAGGACCAGAGCCAACCCTGCTGTGAGCACTATGACAACTAATACAGGATGCATTTACCTTGACTAAATATGGAACTGTGTGCAAAGTCTTGGACTGCAGACTAAAGGACTGACCCTTTTGGATTACTGCACCAGGTCTCATCTTTGAAGCAGTTTCAAGAAACTAAACTATTCCCTCCTTTGATGGAAAAAACACAAGGAATCAGACATTTGTTGGACAAGGAGCAAGTTGTGGGCTTTTACTTTAACTACACTGAATCTGCACATTACATAAGACAAGGAGAAATGTGCTTGGAGAGGGAGACGTGAGAAACAGCGAGAAGAGAGAAATCAGCTTTATCTTGTTCACTCACACACTTGGCATTTGCAACTTTAATCTTAAACAAATAAGTTCCACATGTACAATGGAGCGATCCAAACCATAGGCACAACTAAAGCTCAACTTATCAGCTACTCTTATGTACAGCTGTATAGGTTCAAAAAAGCTATCCTAGGTATATATACAAAAGATGGTTTATACACAAGTTTGTACACAAGGGTCTATACATTTAATTTTCTGCAGGAGGAACCCTTAGCTGCTCCCTCTACACCAGAGGATATCAGCACTTCATTCAcatattttacaaaaacaaaaaatagacaTTTCCAGGATTAAACTGGCTTTGTATTGCATCTAAATGTCTTCAGGCTTCATGGTTCAAGCCATATGGATCCTTCAGTCTTGACCCAGACATGGAGACCAGGACAGGTGCCATGTGCTTTAGTCTCTTGAAAAGAAGTTCTGCACAGAGTGCTAAAAATAAAAGCCCCAAAACAAACCGGTGAAGCACAATGTATACTATCAGGACTCTTTTTCCAGTCTAAAGAAACAGCTACCCATCCTCGAAGAGGTCACTGCTCACTGCCGATATTCCAGTTCATCTACACTGATGACTTTGGATGGCATggaagggaggggctgctgcaaAACATCTGAACCAAACCATTTTGCAAGGCCAATAGGAGAACCACTCCTCTGGCTGGTGCGATGGTCAAGCTGTGAGTGTACATGAGGCAGTCCAGTCCGAGATGGCACATTCTGAGGGGTGGTTTGCACACCAACAGCAGATCCctgtgctccagaggctggagaatgGAGAACTATTAGGAGGTAGAAAAAGAGCAGAGTTAAGGCCAGGAAACCCTTTTTCGGTCTTAAGAAGAATTGTGAATGAACAGCTAATATGGAAACTGGACAGGGCAAATGTGAGCTActatggcaggggtcggcaacctttcagaagtggtgtgccgagtcttcgtttattcactccaatttaaggttttgcgtgccagtaatacattttgatgtttttagaaggtctctttctataagtctataatatgtaactaaactattgttatatgtaaagtaaataaggtttttaaaatgtttaagacgcttcatttaaaattaaaatgcagagcccccctggacctggtggccaggatctgggcagcatgagtgccactgaaaatcagctcgcatgctgcctttggcatgcgtgccataggttgcctacccctgtactatgGGGTTCAGTATTTTCCTAGGCTAATAACTACATGTTGATCATATTGATGCTACTGTGCAGTAGCATTGGTCAACTCTAATTAGTACATTGTTGACTAGAGAGAACCACATCCAGATCTCAGCTGAAAGACTATCAGCATGAGTGTTAATCTCAAAGATTAAAGGAGTAATAAGAGTTGGGTTATCTGAGGCCCCCAAAATAAGGGGGGGAAAAGGTAAAGAGGCTGCTCAGCCTCTGTAGGTGGTAGAGGCACTAATTGTGCCACAGGAGGCTAAAAACCCACTCCATCAGCTGAAGGCAAAAAGTCACCTCATGATCCAGAGAGTGTAGTCATGCTACAGTTAAGTGGAAAGGAAGGTTCAGACTTTCAAAGCTATCTTGGGAATTTACATTCTCCCCTGAAGCCTAGTTCTCATGGATGACAGTTTCCTAAATAGCTTTGAAAGTTTTAACTGTAGCATACAGATACCAGGTACCTTCAGTTAGCTAAGTTCATTAATTGAACATGGGACAGTACAAAGAAGTTCCTAGGGTGCAGATTAGTCAGGTCTAGAAGGCCATAATTATCTTGGGTTCTCTTGTTTAACCTACCTGATCGCTGTAGTTGCTGTTGCATCATTGCCAGCTGCAGAGGTGTCCCAGAGCGTGGGTTTAAGAGGTGATGGCCAGCTGTTGGTAATGGATAAAAAGGCTGGCCCAGGATGGGAGTAGATATTCCCTGTATGTGAGACAAGTCCACCCCTGGAGGAATCATACCTATTGATTAgacaagggtgggggggaggcccATTACTTTATTAAAATGTCAGAAATATAAACAGAGGAGCTTCATTTGAAAGGCACACTTGTTTAGCAATTGCTGGTTTGTGAGAGTACTGTCAGTCTTATGAAAGGAGTTTGTTGTAATAGGGAAAATAGCCTATTTGTGGCAATCACCACACATCTTAGTCTAGCATTATGTAAGGGTGTCAGTGCTTAAGAGGCCAAGAACAAGTTTATTTTGAAGTTTCACCCTAGCAATTAAGTGGTAT belongs to Chrysemys picta bellii isolate R12L10 chromosome 15, ASM1138683v2, whole genome shotgun sequence and includes:
- the DRG1 gene encoding developmentally-regulated GTP-binding protein 1, whose protein sequence is MSGTLAKIAEIEAEMARTQKNKATAHHLGLLKARLAKLRRELITPKGGGGGGPGEGFDVAKTGDARIGFVGFPSVGKSTLLSNLAGVYSEVAAYEFTTLTTVPGVIRYKGAKIQLLDLPGIIEGAKDGKGRGRQVIAVARTCNLILIVLDVLKPLGHKKIIENELEGFGIRLNSKPPNIGYKKKDKGGINLTATCPQSELDAETVKSILAEYKIHNADVTLRSDATADDLIDVVEGNRVYIPCIYVLNKIDQISIEELDIIYKVPHCVPISAHHRWNFDDLLERIWDYLRLVRIYTKPKGQLPDYTSPVVLPDSRTTVEDFCMKIHKNLIKEFKYALVWGSSVKHNPQKVGKDHTLEDEDVIQIVKK